A DNA window from Anastrepha ludens isolate Willacy chromosome 6, idAnaLude1.1, whole genome shotgun sequence contains the following coding sequences:
- the LOC128868743 gene encoding protein kinase 4-like, producing the protein MLSPTANSPFLRNTNNSNGSNNSSANNSSSLLKSHCGGMRTPYNSNGSASASNSSNNNSNSTLSGNQHAGRHGKYASYLQQQQQQRLIMQQHQQQQQKEQHELSSNYLNAVDCSFIAQTSLYGGAASGGSGNHTPQQTHHPYSHVGAATGGGSNHHHHHTLAHHSLGISAMSHAHNVGNAIISK; encoded by the coding sequence ATGCTCTCACCCACCGCCAACTCGCCTTTCCTACGCAACACAAACAACAGCAATGGCAGTAACAACAGCAGCGCTAATAACAGTTCATCTCTTTTAAAATCCCATTGCGGCGGCATGCGCACACCGTACAACAGCAATGGCAGTGCTAGTgctagcaacagcagcaacaacaacagcaacagcacctTAAGCGGCAACCAACATGCTGGACGTCATGGTAAATACGCGAGCtacttgcaacaacaacaacagcaacgttTGATaatgcaacaacatcaacagcagcaacagaaaGAACAACACGAGCTGAGCAGCAACTATTTGAATGCCGTCGATTGCAGCTTCATTGCGCAAACAAGCCTCTATGGAGGCGCCGCCAGTGGCGGTAGTGGCAATCACACGCCCCAACAAACACATCACCCATACAGCCATGTTGGTGCGGCCACCGGGGGTGGATCAAATCATCACCACCACCATACGCTCGCCCATCATAGCTTAGGTATTAGCGCGATGAGCCACGCCCACAATGTGGGCAACGCCATCATATCCAAGTGA